From a single Prionailurus bengalensis isolate Pbe53 chromosome A1, Fcat_Pben_1.1_paternal_pri, whole genome shotgun sequence genomic region:
- the APBB3 gene encoding amyloid-beta A4 precursor protein-binding family B member 3 isoform X1 — MLGKDYMLAIILVNCDDDLWGDQSLEGEPGLPPGWRKIRDAAGTYYWHVPSGSTQWQRPTWETGDAEDLGTRTEGIWGLRPPKGRSFSSLESSLDRRNSLSWYGEESYIQSMEPGAKCFAVRSLGWVEVPEEDLVPGKSSIAVNNCIQQLAQTHSRSRSQPPDGAWGEGQNMLMILKKDAMSLVNPLDHSLIHCQPLVHIRVWGVGSSNGRDRDFAFVAGDKDSCMLKCHVFRCDVPAKAIASALHGLCAQILSERVGVSEDSPSSLDPISPEDLPRQVELLDAVSQAAQKYEALYMGTLPVTKAMGMDVLNEAIGTLTNRGDQDAWVPAILSVSDSLMTAHPIQAWCGQAEAGAEEEPLWQCPVRLVTFIGVGRDPHTFGLIADLGHQSFQCAAFWCQPHAGGLSEAVQAACMVQYQKCLVASAARGKAWGAQARARLRLKRTSSVDSPGGPLPLPLLKGGVGGAGAAPRKRGVFSFLDAFRLKPSLLHMP, encoded by the exons ATGCTGGGCAAGGATTACATGCTGGCCATCATTCTGGTCAACTGTGATG ATGACTTGTGGGGGGACCAGAGTCTTGAGGGAGAGCCAGGGCTGCCCCCTGGCTGGAGGAAGATACGCGATGCTGCAGGTACTTACTATTGGCACGTACCCAGTGGCAGCACCCAGTGGCAGCGCCCAACCTGGGAGACAGGAGATGCAGAGGACCTAGGCACG AGGACGGAAGGGATTTGGGGACTTCGGCCCCCCAAGGGGAGATCCTTCTCCAGCCTGGAGAGCTCACTGGACCGGAG GAACTCTTTGTCCTGGTACGGTGAGGAATCCTACATCCAGAGCATGGAGCCAGGAGCTAAG TGCTTTGCAGTCCGCTCCCTGGGTTGGGTAGAAGTACCCGAAGAGGATCTGGTACCAGGGAAGAGCAGTATTGCAGTCAATAACTGCATCCAGCAACTGGCCCAGACTCACAGCCGTAGCCGCAGCCAGCCCCCAGATGGTGCCTGGGGTGAG GGCCAGAACATGCTGATGATCCTGAAGAAGGATGCCATGAGCCTGGTGAATCCTCTGGACCATAGTCTGATACACTGCCAGCCTCTGGTGCACATCCGTGTGTGGGGTGTGGGCAGCTCCAACGGCCG TGACAG GGACTTCGCTTTTGTGGCTGGCGACAAAGACAGTTGTATGCTCAAGTGCCATGTGTTTCGCTGTGACGTCCCTGCCAAGGCCATTGCCAgtgccctgcatgggctctgtgcccag ATCTTGTCAGAGCGAGTAGGTGTCAGTGAGGATTCTCCTTCCTCCCTAGACCCCATCTCCCCTGAGGACCTGCCACGGCAAG TGGAGCTGCTGGATGCGGTGAGCCAGGCTGCTCAGAAGTATGAGGCACTGTACATGGGGACCCTGCCAGTCACCAAAGCCATGG GCATGGACGTGCTGAATGAGGCCATTGGTACTCTCACCAACCGGGGGGACCAGGATGCCTGGGTCCCTGCCATCCTCAGCGTGTCTGACTCTCTCATGACTGCACATCCCATTCAG GCCTGGTGTGGGCAGGCAGAGGCTGGTGCAGAGGAGGAACCACTATGGCAGTGCCCTGTACGCCTTGTGACCTTTATTGGTGTTGGCCGTGACCCACACACCTTTGGCCTCATCGCTGACCTGGGCCATCAGAGCTTTCAGTGTGCAGCCTTCTGGTGCCAGCCCCATGCAGGGGGGCTTTCCGAAGCTGTGCAGGCTGCTTGCATG GTTCAGTACCAGAAGTGTCTTGTGGCCTCTGCAGCTCGAGGCAAGGCCTGGGGTGCCCAGGCCCGGGCCCGCCTGCGGCTCAAGCGGACCAGCTCCGTGGACTCCCCAGGaggtcccctgcccctccccctgctcaaaggaggggttgggggtgcaGGGGCAGCCCCTCGAAAACGGggtgtcttctcttttcttgatgCCTTCCGTCTGAAACCCTCTCTGCTCCATATGCCCTAA
- the APBB3 gene encoding amyloid-beta A4 precursor protein-binding family B member 3 isoform X2 — MLGKDYMLAIILVNCDDDLWGDQSLEGEPGLPPGWRKIRDAAGTYYWHVPSGSTQWQRPTWETGDAEDLGTRTEGIWGLRPPKGRSFSSLESSLDRRNSLSWYGEESYIQSMEPGAKCFAVRSLGWVEVPEEDLVPGKSSIAVNNCIQQLAQTHSRSRSQPPDGAWGEGQNMLMILKKDAMSLVNPLDHSLIHCQPLVHIRVWGVGSSNGRDFAFVAGDKDSCMLKCHVFRCDVPAKAIASALHGLCAQILSERVGVSEDSPSSLDPISPEDLPRQVELLDAVSQAAQKYEALYMGTLPVTKAMGMDVLNEAIGTLTNRGDQDAWVPAILSVSDSLMTAHPIQAWCGQAEAGAEEEPLWQCPVRLVTFIGVGRDPHTFGLIADLGHQSFQCAAFWCQPHAGGLSEAVQAACMVQYQKCLVASAARGKAWGAQARARLRLKRTSSVDSPGGPLPLPLLKGGVGGAGAAPRKRGVFSFLDAFRLKPSLLHMP; from the exons ATGCTGGGCAAGGATTACATGCTGGCCATCATTCTGGTCAACTGTGATG ATGACTTGTGGGGGGACCAGAGTCTTGAGGGAGAGCCAGGGCTGCCCCCTGGCTGGAGGAAGATACGCGATGCTGCAGGTACTTACTATTGGCACGTACCCAGTGGCAGCACCCAGTGGCAGCGCCCAACCTGGGAGACAGGAGATGCAGAGGACCTAGGCACG AGGACGGAAGGGATTTGGGGACTTCGGCCCCCCAAGGGGAGATCCTTCTCCAGCCTGGAGAGCTCACTGGACCGGAG GAACTCTTTGTCCTGGTACGGTGAGGAATCCTACATCCAGAGCATGGAGCCAGGAGCTAAG TGCTTTGCAGTCCGCTCCCTGGGTTGGGTAGAAGTACCCGAAGAGGATCTGGTACCAGGGAAGAGCAGTATTGCAGTCAATAACTGCATCCAGCAACTGGCCCAGACTCACAGCCGTAGCCGCAGCCAGCCCCCAGATGGTGCCTGGGGTGAG GGCCAGAACATGCTGATGATCCTGAAGAAGGATGCCATGAGCCTGGTGAATCCTCTGGACCATAGTCTGATACACTGCCAGCCTCTGGTGCACATCCGTGTGTGGGGTGTGGGCAGCTCCAACGGCCG GGACTTCGCTTTTGTGGCTGGCGACAAAGACAGTTGTATGCTCAAGTGCCATGTGTTTCGCTGTGACGTCCCTGCCAAGGCCATTGCCAgtgccctgcatgggctctgtgcccag ATCTTGTCAGAGCGAGTAGGTGTCAGTGAGGATTCTCCTTCCTCCCTAGACCCCATCTCCCCTGAGGACCTGCCACGGCAAG TGGAGCTGCTGGATGCGGTGAGCCAGGCTGCTCAGAAGTATGAGGCACTGTACATGGGGACCCTGCCAGTCACCAAAGCCATGG GCATGGACGTGCTGAATGAGGCCATTGGTACTCTCACCAACCGGGGGGACCAGGATGCCTGGGTCCCTGCCATCCTCAGCGTGTCTGACTCTCTCATGACTGCACATCCCATTCAG GCCTGGTGTGGGCAGGCAGAGGCTGGTGCAGAGGAGGAACCACTATGGCAGTGCCCTGTACGCCTTGTGACCTTTATTGGTGTTGGCCGTGACCCACACACCTTTGGCCTCATCGCTGACCTGGGCCATCAGAGCTTTCAGTGTGCAGCCTTCTGGTGCCAGCCCCATGCAGGGGGGCTTTCCGAAGCTGTGCAGGCTGCTTGCATG GTTCAGTACCAGAAGTGTCTTGTGGCCTCTGCAGCTCGAGGCAAGGCCTGGGGTGCCCAGGCCCGGGCCCGCCTGCGGCTCAAGCGGACCAGCTCCGTGGACTCCCCAGGaggtcccctgcccctccccctgctcaaaggaggggttgggggtgcaGGGGCAGCCCCTCGAAAACGGggtgtcttctcttttcttgatgCCTTCCGTCTGAAACCCTCTCTGCTCCATATGCCCTAA
- the EIF4EBP3 gene encoding eukaryotic translation initiation factor 4E-binding protein 3: MSTSTSCPIPGGRDRLPDCYSTTPGGTLYATTPGGTRIIYDRKFLLECKNSPIARTPPCCLPQIPGVTTPPTAPPSKLEELKEQKETEEEIPDDAQFEMDI, translated from the exons ATGTCCACATCCACGAGCTGCCCGATTCCCGGGGGCAGGGACCGGCTGCCCGACTGCTACAGCACCACGCCTGGGGGCACGCTATACGCCACTACCCCAGGAG GCACCAGGATCATCTACGACCGAAAGTTCCTGCTGGAGTGCAAGAACTCACCCATTGCCCGGACAcccccctgctgcctccctcagATTCCCGGGGTCACAACTCCTCCAACAGCCCCACCCTCCAAGCTGGAGGAGCTGAAGgagcagaaggagacagaggaagagatacCCG aTGATGCACAATTTGAAATGGACATCTGA
- the APBB3 gene encoding amyloid-beta A4 precursor protein-binding family B member 3 isoform X4, with translation MLGKDYMLAIILVNCDDDLWGDQSLEGEPGLPPGWRKIRDAAGTYYWHVPSGSTQWQRPTWETGDAEDLGTRTEGIWGLRPPKGRSFSSLESSLDRRNSLSWYGEESYIQSMEPGAKCFAVRSLGWVEVPEEDLVPGKSSIAVNNCIQQLAQTHSRSRSQPPDGAWGEGQNMLMILKKDAMSLVNPLDHSLIHCQPLVHIRVWGVGSSNGRDRDFAFVAGDKDSCMLKCHVFRCDVPAKAIASALHGLCAQILSERVGVSEDSPSSLDPISPEDLPRQVELLDAVSQAAQKYEALYMGTLPVTKAMGMDVLNEAIGTLTNRGDQDAWVPAILSVSDSLMTAHPIQAEAGAEEEPLWQCPVRLVTFIGVGRDPHTFGLIADLGHQSFQCAAFWCQPHAGGLSEAVQAACMVQYQKCLVASAARGKAWGAQARARLRLKRTSSVDSPGGPLPLPLLKGGVGGAGAAPRKRGVFSFLDAFRLKPSLLHMP, from the exons ATGCTGGGCAAGGATTACATGCTGGCCATCATTCTGGTCAACTGTGATG ATGACTTGTGGGGGGACCAGAGTCTTGAGGGAGAGCCAGGGCTGCCCCCTGGCTGGAGGAAGATACGCGATGCTGCAGGTACTTACTATTGGCACGTACCCAGTGGCAGCACCCAGTGGCAGCGCCCAACCTGGGAGACAGGAGATGCAGAGGACCTAGGCACG AGGACGGAAGGGATTTGGGGACTTCGGCCCCCCAAGGGGAGATCCTTCTCCAGCCTGGAGAGCTCACTGGACCGGAG GAACTCTTTGTCCTGGTACGGTGAGGAATCCTACATCCAGAGCATGGAGCCAGGAGCTAAG TGCTTTGCAGTCCGCTCCCTGGGTTGGGTAGAAGTACCCGAAGAGGATCTGGTACCAGGGAAGAGCAGTATTGCAGTCAATAACTGCATCCAGCAACTGGCCCAGACTCACAGCCGTAGCCGCAGCCAGCCCCCAGATGGTGCCTGGGGTGAG GGCCAGAACATGCTGATGATCCTGAAGAAGGATGCCATGAGCCTGGTGAATCCTCTGGACCATAGTCTGATACACTGCCAGCCTCTGGTGCACATCCGTGTGTGGGGTGTGGGCAGCTCCAACGGCCG TGACAG GGACTTCGCTTTTGTGGCTGGCGACAAAGACAGTTGTATGCTCAAGTGCCATGTGTTTCGCTGTGACGTCCCTGCCAAGGCCATTGCCAgtgccctgcatgggctctgtgcccag ATCTTGTCAGAGCGAGTAGGTGTCAGTGAGGATTCTCCTTCCTCCCTAGACCCCATCTCCCCTGAGGACCTGCCACGGCAAG TGGAGCTGCTGGATGCGGTGAGCCAGGCTGCTCAGAAGTATGAGGCACTGTACATGGGGACCCTGCCAGTCACCAAAGCCATGG GCATGGACGTGCTGAATGAGGCCATTGGTACTCTCACCAACCGGGGGGACCAGGATGCCTGGGTCCCTGCCATCCTCAGCGTGTCTGACTCTCTCATGACTGCACATCCCATTCAG GCAGAGGCTGGTGCAGAGGAGGAACCACTATGGCAGTGCCCTGTACGCCTTGTGACCTTTATTGGTGTTGGCCGTGACCCACACACCTTTGGCCTCATCGCTGACCTGGGCCATCAGAGCTTTCAGTGTGCAGCCTTCTGGTGCCAGCCCCATGCAGGGGGGCTTTCCGAAGCTGTGCAGGCTGCTTGCATG GTTCAGTACCAGAAGTGTCTTGTGGCCTCTGCAGCTCGAGGCAAGGCCTGGGGTGCCCAGGCCCGGGCCCGCCTGCGGCTCAAGCGGACCAGCTCCGTGGACTCCCCAGGaggtcccctgcccctccccctgctcaaaggaggggttgggggtgcaGGGGCAGCCCCTCGAAAACGGggtgtcttctcttttcttgatgCCTTCCGTCTGAAACCCTCTCTGCTCCATATGCCCTAA
- the LOC122481648 gene encoding probable UDP-sugar transporter protein SLC35A4 gives MSVEDGGMPGLGRPRQARWTLMLLLSTAMYGAHAPLLALCHVNGRVPFRPSSAVLLTELTKLLLCAFSLLVGWQAWPQGAPPWRQAAPFALSALLYGANNNLVIYLQRYMDPSTYQVLSNLKIGSTALFYCLCLRHRLSARQGLALLLLMAAGACYAAGGLQDPGSTLPGPPPAAAAGRMSLHITPLGLLLLILYCLISGLSSVYTELLMKRQRLPLALQNLFLYTFGVLLNLGLHAGGGPGPGLLEGFSGWAALVVLSQALNGLLMSAVMKHGSSITRLFVVSCSLVVNAVLSAALLRLQLTAAFFLATLLIGLAVRLYYGSR, from the coding sequence ATGAGTGTAGAGGACGGGGGTATGCCAGGCCTGGGCCGTCCCAGGCAGGCCCGCTGGACCCTGATGCTACTCCTGTCCACTGCCATGTATGGTGCCCATGCCCCATTACTGGCACTGTGCCATGTGAACGGCAGAGTGCCCTTCCGGCCCTCCTCAGCTGTGCTGCTGACTGAGCTGACCAAGCTACTGTTGTGCGCCTTCTCCCTCTTGGTGGGCTGGCAAGCATGGCCCCAAGGGGCTCCTCCATGGCGCCAGGCTGCCCCCTTTGCGCTATCAGCCCTTCTCTATGGCGCTAACAACAACCTGGTGATCTATCTTCAACGTTACATGGACCCCAGCACCTATCAGGTGCTGAGCAATCTCAAGATTGGAAGCACGGCCCTGTTCTACTGCCTCTGTCTCCGGCACCGCCTCTCTGCACGCCAGGGCTTGGCACTGCTGCTGCTGATGGCAGCAGGGGCCTGCTATGCAGCTGGTGGCCTCCAAGACCCTGGAAGCACCCTTCCTGGGCCCCCTCCAGCAGCTGCTGCTGGCCGCATGTCCCTGCATATCACTCCACTGGGACTGCTGCTTCTCATCTTGTACTGCCTCATCTCGGGCCTGTCGTCCGTGTACACAGAGCTGCTCATGAAGCGACAGCGGCTGCCCCTAGCACTTCAGAACCTCTTCCTCTACACTTTTGGTGTGCTCCTGAACCTAGGTCTGCACGCAGGTGGTGGCCCTGGCCCAGGCCTCCTGGAGGGTTTCTCTGGTTGGGCAGCGCTTGTGGTACTGAGCCAGGCACTAAATGGACTGCTCATGTCAGCTGTCATGAAGCATGGCAGCAGCATCACACGGCTCTTTGTTGTGTCCTGCTCCCTGGTGGTCAATGCCGTGCTCTCAGCAGCCTTGCTGCGGCTGCAGCTCACAGCTGCCTTCTTCCTGGCCACGCTGCTCATTGGCCTGGCTGTGCGCCTGTACTATGGCAGCCGCTAG
- the SRA1 gene encoding steroid receptor RNA activator 1 yields the protein MAELYVKPGNKERGWNDPPQFSYGLQTLAGGLKRTPLTKRVAASQDGSPRVPTSQTSTGLPPMGPTPPVSKAPRPPPVGSCPASSVEPANFSVTESETLLEDVLKPLEEALEDCRGHTKKQVCDDISRRLALLQEQWAGGKLSVPVKKRMALLVQELSGHQWEAADDIHRSLMVDHVTEVSQWMVGVKRLIAEKRNLSSEEEANEEKSTDTAEENQMVPGV from the exons ATGGCGGAGCTGTACGTGAAGCCGG GCAACAAGGAGCGCGGCTGGAACGACCCGCCGCAGTTCTCCTACGGGCTGCAGACCCTGGCTGGTGGTCTCAAGCGCACGCCGCTCACCAAGAGGGTCGCCGCCTCCCAGGATGGCTCCCCCAGAG TCCCCACCTCACAGACTTCTACGGGGCTCCCCCCAATGGGGCCTACACCTCCTGTGAGTAAGGCTCCCAGGCCCCCACCTGTGGGGAGTTGTCCTGCCTCCAGTGTGGAGCCAGCAAATTTCTCAGTCACCGAATCTGAAACTCTACTGGAAGACGTGCTCAAACCTTTGGAAGAGGCATTGGAGGATTGCCGCGGTCACACAAAG AAGCAGGTATGTGATGACATCAGCCGACGGCTGGCTCTACTGCAGGAACAATGGGCTGGAGGGAAGCTGTCAGTACCTGTGAAGAAGAGGATGGCTCTGCTGGTGCAAG AGCTTTCAGGTCACCAGTGGGAAGCAGCAGATGACATCCACCGCTCACTCATGGTTGACCATGTGACTGAGGTCAGTCAGTGGATGGTGGGAGTTAAAAGATTAATTGCGGAAAAGAGGAATCTGTCTTCAGAAGAAGAGGCCAATGAAGAAAAATCTACAGACACAGCTGAGGAGAACCAGATGGTACCAGGTGTCTAA
- the APBB3 gene encoding amyloid-beta A4 precursor protein-binding family B member 3 isoform X3, whose product MLGKDYMLAIILVNCDDDLWGDQSLEGEPGLPPGWRKIRDAAGTYYWHVPSGSTQWQRPTWETGDAEDLGTRTEGIWGLRPPKGRSFSSLESSLDRRNSLSWYGEESYIQSMEPGAKCFAVRSLGWVEVPEEDLVPGKSSIAVNNCIQQLAQTHSRSRSQPPDGAWGEGQNMLMILKKDAMSLVNPLDHSLIHCQPLVHIRVWGVGSSNGRDFAFVAGDKDSCMLKCHVFRCDVPAKAIASALHGLCAQILSERVGVSEDSPSSLDPISPEDLPRQVELLDAVSQAAQKYEALYMGTLPVTKAMGMDVLNEAIGTLTNRGDQDAWVPAILSVSDSLMTAHPIQAEAGAEEEPLWQCPVRLVTFIGVGRDPHTFGLIADLGHQSFQCAAFWCQPHAGGLSEAVQAACMVQYQKCLVASAARGKAWGAQARARLRLKRTSSVDSPGGPLPLPLLKGGVGGAGAAPRKRGVFSFLDAFRLKPSLLHMP is encoded by the exons ATGCTGGGCAAGGATTACATGCTGGCCATCATTCTGGTCAACTGTGATG ATGACTTGTGGGGGGACCAGAGTCTTGAGGGAGAGCCAGGGCTGCCCCCTGGCTGGAGGAAGATACGCGATGCTGCAGGTACTTACTATTGGCACGTACCCAGTGGCAGCACCCAGTGGCAGCGCCCAACCTGGGAGACAGGAGATGCAGAGGACCTAGGCACG AGGACGGAAGGGATTTGGGGACTTCGGCCCCCCAAGGGGAGATCCTTCTCCAGCCTGGAGAGCTCACTGGACCGGAG GAACTCTTTGTCCTGGTACGGTGAGGAATCCTACATCCAGAGCATGGAGCCAGGAGCTAAG TGCTTTGCAGTCCGCTCCCTGGGTTGGGTAGAAGTACCCGAAGAGGATCTGGTACCAGGGAAGAGCAGTATTGCAGTCAATAACTGCATCCAGCAACTGGCCCAGACTCACAGCCGTAGCCGCAGCCAGCCCCCAGATGGTGCCTGGGGTGAG GGCCAGAACATGCTGATGATCCTGAAGAAGGATGCCATGAGCCTGGTGAATCCTCTGGACCATAGTCTGATACACTGCCAGCCTCTGGTGCACATCCGTGTGTGGGGTGTGGGCAGCTCCAACGGCCG GGACTTCGCTTTTGTGGCTGGCGACAAAGACAGTTGTATGCTCAAGTGCCATGTGTTTCGCTGTGACGTCCCTGCCAAGGCCATTGCCAgtgccctgcatgggctctgtgcccag ATCTTGTCAGAGCGAGTAGGTGTCAGTGAGGATTCTCCTTCCTCCCTAGACCCCATCTCCCCTGAGGACCTGCCACGGCAAG TGGAGCTGCTGGATGCGGTGAGCCAGGCTGCTCAGAAGTATGAGGCACTGTACATGGGGACCCTGCCAGTCACCAAAGCCATGG GCATGGACGTGCTGAATGAGGCCATTGGTACTCTCACCAACCGGGGGGACCAGGATGCCTGGGTCCCTGCCATCCTCAGCGTGTCTGACTCTCTCATGACTGCACATCCCATTCAG GCAGAGGCTGGTGCAGAGGAGGAACCACTATGGCAGTGCCCTGTACGCCTTGTGACCTTTATTGGTGTTGGCCGTGACCCACACACCTTTGGCCTCATCGCTGACCTGGGCCATCAGAGCTTTCAGTGTGCAGCCTTCTGGTGCCAGCCCCATGCAGGGGGGCTTTCCGAAGCTGTGCAGGCTGCTTGCATG GTTCAGTACCAGAAGTGTCTTGTGGCCTCTGCAGCTCGAGGCAAGGCCTGGGGTGCCCAGGCCCGGGCCCGCCTGCGGCTCAAGCGGACCAGCTCCGTGGACTCCCCAGGaggtcccctgcccctccccctgctcaaaggaggggttgggggtgcaGGGGCAGCCCCTCGAAAACGGggtgtcttctcttttcttgatgCCTTCCGTCTGAAACCCTCTCTGCTCCATATGCCCTAA
- the SLC35A4 gene encoding probable UDP-sugar transporter protein SLC35A4: MADDKDSLPKLKDLAFLKNQLERLQQRVEDEVNSGVGQDGSLLSSPFLKGFLAGYVVAKLRASAVLGFAVGTCTGIYAAQAYAVPNVEKTLRDYLRSLRKGPD; encoded by the exons ATGGCGGATGACAAG GATTCTCTGCCTAAGCTTAAGGACTTGGCATTTCTCAAGAACCAGTTGGAACGCCTGCAGCAGCGTGTGGAAGACGAAGTCAACAGTGGTGTGGGCCAG gATGGCTCGCTCTTGTCCTCCCCATTCCTCAAGGGCTTCTTAGCCGGCTATGTGGTGGCCAAACTGAGGGCATCAGCAGTATTGGGCTTTGCTGTGGGTACCTGCACTGGCATCTACGCAGCTCAGGCATATGCTGTGCCCAATGTGGAGAAGACGTTGAGGGACTATCTTCGGTCATTGCGCAAGGGGCCCGACTAG